ACATGTTCTAGCTGTGGGCGCcgaggggaggcgggggtggggggtgggcgtgAAGGTCTGCTGAGAAGGACACTTGAATAGAGAGAGACCTGAGAAGTAACTCAAGAGAGAACAGCATCCGGCAGAAGAACAgccagcacaaagggaagggacaGGAGGTGACGGCGAGGAGGTGATAGGGCGGGTCAGGCTGTGCAGGGCCCGGGGGTGcggtgggcagagcagggacgCGCCCCATCTGTGCTCACATGCGTTCTCTGGTGGCTAAAGGGAGAACAGGCCGTGGGCAGGGCCGAGAGACCCGGGGCGAGAGGACCGCCGGTCCGGGAAGGGTGGGGTAGGGGAAATGTGGGGGACAGTGGGAGGACAGCAGGAGCGTGGTTGGGAAGGATGGTGGGTAGGGCCGGCGCGGGTCGCGGAGGGGGCGTTATCATAAGCTCTGCCATGTCCAGGGAAGGCAAAGCAGCAGCAAGAGAAAGGGGCACTACTTTGGCGGGGATGGTGAGGGTAGTTAGTCTCCAGGAGGTGGTACCGTGAATCAGCGGGAAGGGCGTCCGGGCAAAGCGCACCACCCGTGGGAAGGCTTGTAGGGGGAACGCCTGGAGAGGCTGAAGAGCAGCGGGGAGGCGGGGCTTCCTGCACCACGGGGGGACCCCGGGCGTTATTGCCGAGCATGGGGAAGACAGtgggggaagaaaggggaggatgACCTGCATTTCCTTTGACAtccaggtgggaggtggtggaggcCTCGCTTGGGTGGTCGTAGTTGGGGCGGTGGGACGAGGTCGAGCCAGGTTCTGAAGATAGCTGACCGACCAGAAGGCCAGGCTGAGCCCCCAGTCCCAGCGATGGAGCTGCCTCTGACTGAGCTGGTGGAGGCGGCCAGCGGCCTTGGGGTAAGTACTCTTGTTCTAGAGCCCAAGGGAGCGGACAGAGGCAGAAATGGGGCGCGAAGGTCTGAAGGCGGAGCCCAGACGAGAGGGACCGGGTGCTGCTGTCCTGGGTTACAAggacccctgccccgcccccccggACCCCCGAAAGTGCTCCTGGATTAGGGTGCCACCTTGCGGTTGCAGCGTGCGCCGCAGTGTGGCTAGGCCGCAAGTCTGACTTATGATACTAATACACGTCTCCTAGTCACCCTTCATTGTCACACAAACTGCAGAAGAAGTGTGATcgctttaaagaattaaaaatgatcaCTGCCGCTTCTGCCCTGAGTGCACTCAAGTGGCCAGTGGTGACCAGGGCGGAAGTTTTGTTCAAAGCTTCAAAAGGTGACACgcagaaaggccatcattaaaaagtccacgaatggtaaatgctggaggatgtggagaaaagggacccctcctgcactgctggcgGGGATGCAGctcggtgcagccactgtggaggacagtatggaggttccttaaaaaactaaaactagacttaccctatgacccagcaactccactcctgggtacacacccagagaaaactaatttggaaagacacatgcactccaatgttcacagcagcactatttacaacagccaaggcactGAAGCAACCTACTTTCCTGATAAAGAAgctgtacatacacacacatggaataccactcagccataaaaaaaagaatgaaacaatgccatttgcaacaacatggttggacctggagattgtcatactaagtcagaaaaaaaatcttatgatgtcacttatatgtgtaatctaaaaaaagggGACACataaacctatttacaaaacagtgaGTCACAGAAAAACtcatggttaccatgggggaaggGTGGATGgggagagataaactgggagtttgggattagcagaaacacattactctatataaaataaacaatgacctactgtacagcagagAATtatattatcttgtaataacttatgatgaaaaagaatatgaaaaggtatctgtgtacaactgaatcactatgctgtgtaccaggaaataacacaacattgtaaactgactatacttcaataaagtgaCACGGGCTATGGGGGACCAATGTAGGGGGGCACACTGATGCTGCTGTCTCAGGGAGGGTACTGCACGTTTTTATAGAACACAAGAAGCTTCCCACTAAAGGTCCAGTCAATAATTTTGGCTACGCAGGCCAGCCTCTGCCTGTTGTAGCAAGAAAGCACCAGAACCAGTAAGAAACGgtatggctgtgtgccaataaaactttatttagaaaaaccctcccccaacccatcAACAAGCCTTACACTGGCAGACAGGCATCCGTACTTCCACCAGGACCGTCCCATCTTGCCGACCGTCCCATCCTGCAAGATGGAGGGGTTCGATCGCCCCAGGGAACTTGCCTTTTCTCCTGGAGACCTGGCAGCTTGAAAGCTCTGCACACCTGTGTAGCTTTTCATGCTCAGGAACAAAACCCACGTCCCCTTGGAGGGCACATTTGCTCTGGGCACGTCTCTCCCCTCTGCCAATTGCCAAGTGAATAACACGtcatcagtttcattttttaagttatgGAGATTCCAAAATAGACAACTGAATCTACAATGAAGCTTCACCTGCTCTGTCCTTCTCTTCCTAGCTGCTGGGGTCAGGCAGGCAGTTCAGAGGTGGGAGGTCACACTGAAGTAAATTTGGCCCGTGTGGCCCAGAGACCTTCCAGGTGGCAGCTCTCTACCCATCATCTTTTCCATCACCCACCAGTGCTTTCTGGTGACCCGAGCCCACAGGCTGCCTCCCCATCTTTTCCTCCTGCTAGGTGTAGTCCAGGCTCACCTGTCCCTTCTCAGTCCCACACAGGAACCACCATTCCTGTAGGGCCCTGGTTCTTGGAGAGCTTTAGAAACCGGAGGTCCAGCAGCATTCTGACTGTTCCTCACGTGACCGCCCTCTTTTTCTGGGGGATTTGTTAGAGGGTAGACACTGTAGTACAGTGGCCACAGAGAATCTGGTCTCAACGCTTGGGTCCTTCTGCCAAACTGGACCAACCTAAGCGCTTTATCTTGTCACGCAATCTTTCCTGAAGTCAGCCGTCTTCTCCATTAGATTATAAACACAGTGACCCTTGCTTTCTGTTTAACAACTTCATGATCCCACCCACCAGACACCCCAGGAAAGCTCCTCAGACTCAGCGAGCTGGGCTATCACCGTGTCTACAACAGGAAACCCAGGGTAATGTGCTGTCCAGCACTGGCCCACCTGAGCCTCCACGTTTTATGCGGTCCCGCTCCCTTTTCCTGGGTATTGACACACCGCACACGCTAAGGACCTGCCAGACTTAGGACTAGAGAAGTTGGTGCCTTTATTGACCAGCAGGCTACTTGAGGGGGATGAAGCGGGAGGAGTGGGTGGCCCCGATGCCAGGCCGGCCGTGCTTCACGGGCTTGTAGGTGATTGAGAACTCGCCTAGGTAGTGGCCGATCATCTCGGGCTGTGGAGGGAGGAAACGGGGTGGTCAGGCGGGCGTGGGCGGCCGGGTCCTCCAGACGCCCGGCCCAGCACAGCCCACACGCACCTTGATCTCCACCTGGTTGAAGGTCTTGCCGTTGTACACGCCCACCATGCTGCCCACCATCTCGGGCAAAATAATCATATCGCGCAGGTGCGTCTTCACCACCTCGGGCTTTTCCATGGGCGGCGCCTCCTTCTTGGCCTTGCGCAGGCGCTTCAGCAGCGAGTGCTGCTTCCTCCGCAGGCCCCGATTCAGACGCCGCCGCTGCCGCGCGCTGTACAGCTGCATCAGCTGCTCGCTGGGGGCAGAGCGGCACGGCACGGGTGGCCTGAGCCCGGGCCGAGCCCCACCGTCCACCCACGAACGTTCCCGCTCCCTGTCGTGCCCTCAGAGCAATGCTCATGGTCAGGCTGGGACTCACGGCCCCGTGCCAAATGCTCAGGGGAAGCCCTCCAATTCCAGTATCTCCACTTTTATGTCTAcataggaggaaactgaggatggaCTACAGGTGGGCGGAGCAGCTGGAACTTCGAGGACAAACTGCTAAGATTCTAAGGCCTCAGGAACCCTGGAGCAGGGCAACCCTGAGAAGCTCCCAGCCAGCGAGGAGCCTGCGTAGTGCTCCCCAGGAAGCCGGCCCCTCCAAGCCTGGATCCACGCACAGCTTCAGGAGAAAGGGCGTCCCTGGCTGTTAGCAAGCCTCCTTCCAAATCTAGGGCCCCGGACCCACTCGGCCCAGAAGCTTCCGCCTCCGGGAAAAATTAGACTGCGGTCGGCAAATCCCAGCCTGCTGATGCCCAATCTTAAAAAGCAGCCGAAGACAGCCTTTGCATTTCCAAGTGAGTGGAAAAACGTCCAAGGGGGACACGCGGAAATCTTATTAAATTCAACCTTCATAGTCTCCAGATAGTTTGAGCGCACGCAGCCCCGCCCGCGTCAGCAGGGCAGGCCGCGGCCCAGGCCCCGGGGCCCCTCCGCCGCCACCCGCCTCTGCCCCGTTGCCACTTACTAGGACATGTCCAGCAGCTGGTCGAGGTCCACGCCGCGGTACGTGAACTTGCGAAAGGTCCGCTTCTTCTTCTGTTCCACTTCCGCCTGCGCGGACCCGGAACCGCGGTGAGCAGGACGCCGagacccacctcccacccctacgGCGGGATTACCAGGCTCGCGTCTCCCGCCGAGACACGAGCGGCGCTCGCGGGTACCGAAGCCCGCGAGGACGCACCACCTCTGGCCCGTCTCAGGGCGGCAAGCGCAGCTCCGCGCTACGGGGGCTCGGCTGGGACATGCCGGCCGACGCAGGCCTTCGCCGCCCGGGGTTGTCTCGACACCCACCAGGCCCACCCCTCGCCCGCATATCTGGCGGCTCTGGAGGCCTGCAGGAGGCTGCCGCGGCCGCGCGCCCTGATCCCAGCCTCCACTGAGTGACCAGAGCTTGGATGGCGCCAGATAGGTCCGGCACCGACGCACCAACCGTGAGCACTCACCATCTTGTCGGCTCTTCAGAAAGGACCGCCCCCTCTGCGCCTGCGCAGTTATCGCGAGGTCGCCCGCGATGCCCCGCCCCCGGCCTGCGCGCCCACGCGCTTCCGCCTTCCCGACGGAGAACGCGCGCCCTCTGTTGTCGGAGGCCAGAGTGCGGGCTGCGAGACGGAAAGGAGCCTCCGCCGCTCTTGGGTGCTCTCCAAGCTGGGGCCGGCCGCTGAGGGTTTGGGACACTTCCTCACCTGGGGGACGTGGGACGCGTCGCGGCCCCTTCCGGAAACTCGTATTCGTGCTGTGTAATCTCCATGACGGCGCCCACACGTGAAGAGTGTTTCTGGAGTGCCTGTTTGCAGTAGGCGCTGTCAGGCAGGGTTTCTGGGCTGGCCCTTCCCCAGGGAGCTCGCGTAACAGTGGGCGAGGCCCAAGCCCAGGAACAAGGGCATACAGATGTCTGAGCCAGGAGGAACGTCGGGAGGGGTGGGACACTGGCTTGGCACAGATGGTCCGAAAAGGCGTCCCTGATAGGGACCAGCCAGCCTTTAACagacaaaattatataaagtaacaACTGTAGCATTGCAATACTAGGTTTGTAACACACACAGATGTAATATATGTAACAATTTCAGCAAGCTCGGGACAAGGGACTAGGACTATATAGGAGTGTTCTTTCAGTATTCACTGGACCTAAGTTAATGTCCATCCGAGTAATTAAGATGTATGTGGTACCATGTGGCCCAGCAGTTCAACTCCGGGGTCCATATCccaaaaactgaaagcagggacttgaataGATGTGCAcgtccatgttcacagcagcaggattcacagtagccaagaagtggaaacaacccaagcgTCCATCAATAGGTGATGGGTAAACACTGTGTTGtccatccacacagtggaatattgttcagccttaaATATGAAGGACattttgacacatgctacaatgtggatggaccttgagggcaccACTGAGAGAATCCTgagacagaaggacaaatactgtataaccTAACCCTCTCATAagaggtccctagaggagtcacATCCATAGAGCCAGGAAATAGGATgttgggggccaggggctgggggaggggggtggggagttaaagtttcagtttgggaagatgagaaagttctggagatggaggggaTGGTTAcacaaccatgtgaatgtacttaatgccactgatcTGTGCtccttaaaatggttaaaaatggtaaatcttatattttgccacaatagaAAACAACCAAACAGGCATATATGGTAAACTCTAGAGCAACTTCCAAGAAACTCggaaattataatgaaaaaaatatcattgagggggagggtatagctcaagtggaagagcacaagcttagcatacagaaggtactgggttcaatccccagtacctcctctaaaaataaataagtaaatctaactacctcccaccaccaataaaaataaataaataaataaaatatataaagaaaattttaaaattaaaaaaaatcattagaagaattaaaatgcTACACTAGAAAATACTCatttaatgcaaaagaaaacattaacagAGGCATACAAGAACAAAAACACACGTGGCATATAGACAACAGTGAAATGTTTGGCAGAGGTAAGCCCACGCATGTTCCCGTGCATGTTGGTGACAATGGATTGAGGATGCAACCAGCCCCACTGGAAAGGCATGGTCCTGGAAGAGGGGGCagacgtgcaaaggccctggggtaggaaAGAGCTgctaaaacaagagaaaaggctAATggttctcccctccctccacatgACACCACTGTGCTTCAGTGTCCCTGCTGGGTGGGGGCATTgagcctccagcccctcctgagcAGGTGCATGGGGCTTGGTTCAGCCAAGTGGCtttgtggggaggtggggctggcctggaggaggtgagaagtCTTGAAGGAGTTCTAAGCCTTCCCCAGCCACTTCCACAGTCCCAATGGGAGAGCCAATCAAACTCCAGGCCAACGAGGGGACATCCTTCCCTGTCCGCAGTGGAATACAAGCACCGTGTCTGGGGCTACAAAAAAATGTCCCTCGAGGTGTGACGTGTGTGAAGCAAACTTGGTCCTGGGAGCTCCTGGCTTGCTGGAAGTCCCTTCATGGATTGCTTGGTGCCCTTTGACCAGAGGACCTTAAATTTACAGAGAATTCAGCTCGCTAATGAAAGGCACTTTTAAGGGTGGGATGACACGTGGTGGTGATGGGAGGGCAAGGGCACGAGGTCCCCGCCGCACCTGCTCCTGCTCCTATAAACCAGGAGGGCAGCAGCTCTGGAGAGGACGGGAGGAGAAGGGGTGCATGGGGGGGGTGCCATCTTGGAGGGGCACTTTGGGTATTTGGGTGGAGGTGCCCCTTTTCCTGGCTCTCTGAGCTGAGCCAAACTTCCCTGGCCCCCTTTCCGTATGTGCTGGGCTGGGGGTTGGGTTGAGGCTTTCTGGCTGTTTTGTTCATTACACTATCTAAAGCCAGGCAGGCACACTAGAGGCACCCAGTACATTTTGGAGGAATTGGTTCtatgttttgaaatctttttaaaaacttttttttattgagttacagtcagattacaatgttgtgtcaatttctggtgtacagcaccacttttcagtcatacatgaatatacacatgttcattttcatattttcaccgTGCACTACAACATCTTGAATgtttctctgtgctctacagtatgaacttgcttaTCTATCGtctatatacctgtcagtatctccAAATCTCCAACTCcgtctcccttcccaccctcctccctatGTTCTGAAATCTTGATTGTAGTCTTTACAATGACAGAGTGATCCCCAAAGATGTCCCTGGTCCTGGTCCAGGGACTTGCAGACACGTGACTTCAGAGGCAGAGGGACTCTGCAAGTGGCGTTAAGGCCCTTGGGATGGGTGTGACCCTGGATTCCCAGGGGGacctgtgtcctcacagggtcctcatcagagggaggcaggaaggtcagagtcagagagagatgggagatgcTGCGCTGCTggcggtgaggatggagggaggggccacgAGCCAGGGATGCGggcgcctctagaagctggaagaggcaggagccaCTCCTCCCTGGAGCCTCTGAAGGACccgccctgcccacacctggatTTTAGCCCAGTTGGACTCCTGACCTCCAAAACTGAGATAATCCATGTTATTTTAAACCACCAAGTTTCAGTGATTAGCCACAGCCGCTCCTGGCGTCCCACAGAGTAGAAGAGGGATTTGCTCATTCTGTTCTCAGACGTTCCTGGGACCCAGGAGCCCTCCCCACCTAGTGGAGGCCAGCCCCAAGCCCAGACAggctcccctccaccctcaggGGGGAAACAGGGGCTTCAAATGGCAAAGCCCCctaagtctggggtggggggcagtcaaGAAAATGGACAGAAACCATGTGGTACAAGACCAAAACACCTGGGGCGGGCAGGGCCCTGCAGACGGACTTTGCCGGCCAGGCCCGCGGTGTCCACAGGAGGGGTGGCCACTGCGGGGTGGGTCAGAACTTGTCCCATCCCACCTGCCTGGCTCCCAAGACCCATCCTCATGTCTAGGACCCACCCTTGCTTGGACTTGAGTCAAAAGGTCAGGGTCCAGCTGCTCCACTGACCACGCCTGGCCCACCTCTCAGGCTGTGTGAACATTGGTGGGGCCTCACCAAGAGCCCCCAAGGTGCCCACCATGACCCGGCCTCCTTCAGCTCCAGGAGCTGTGTCCCACCAGCCCTGAACTGGGGGTCCCAACACCCACACCACCCACGTCAACAGCCCAGCTCATGGAAAGGTGAGCAGCCTGCAGGGTCTAGGGGTGCTGGGCCCACCGTACCCAGATCCGTTGAGATGCCTCTTCCTTGGCGCCAGCCAGCGGCCCTGAACCCCAGAACCCAGAGCCCCTCACAGTGGACCTGCAGCTCTGACCAGGCAGCCACCCCCAGACCAGACCCCCAGGCCCACCGCGGAGGGCCTGGGCCGCTCCCACGGGAAGGACTCCttgcagcaggagcaggaggaatAACAGAGACAACATGGGTTTCTAATCCAAACTCACTGTCTTTATTCAAACTGCTCAGCGGGGATGCCCCGAAGCCACGTGTGCGGGCATGGGATGCGGGCCTCCTGGTCCTGCACGCCGGGCCAGACGCAGGCGGCGCGGCCCCCACAGCGCACCTGCAGACACTGCCAGGCACGTCAGTCGACAAAAGCaaggaataaacaaaaacaaaacacactcaGTAGGACTTCTTCTTCAAGCTCCCAGAGTTTCTGGACCAAAGAGTCCCAACCCTCAAAGCCAGGAGTGAGGGACTAAAAACGCCCCTCACCTCCACCAGTGCCGACGGAAAccctgttttaaattaaaaaataagccagTATACATCGTagaaaatttctcttaaaaatctcacaatttgtaaatgtatatttttttctttaacataaaaGTTTACAATATACGGTAAAACAAAAGGCtcaggaaaataatttcaaaaaaaaaaaggaagaaaaagaaacctgaagTTTTGAATTAAAGCTGAAGACTTTTTCTTTAAACCCTGTTGTTGaaccagtgacttttttttttattgtgctgATGGgttagagaaagaaatatatttaaaaacttcagTCCAGATACCCACAGCCACTTCCAAAGCCTctcgcccccccacccccctggttGAGTCGGTATCTCTGCCCAAGTCTGTGATTGTCACGAGTTCACAAGTTCGAATCCTGGGTCTCAGCCGCCTGATGTCCGCGTGGCGCCCGCAGCTAGCGTCGGTAGGGGTGGAATCCTTGCACATTGTGGTTCTGACCGCGTCCAAAGCCACTTCCGCCGGCGGGGGGACCCCCTGAGCCTGGCACCGAGGGGCCTCCGTAGGAggggggctgctggctggggtCTGAGAAGCCCTGTCCGAAGCCGGCCAAGTCCTGTCCATACCCTGCAGGGAAGAGCCCAGTGAGCTGGGGCCGGGGCTCCCGCTCCCACGGGCACCTATGGCCTGGGCCCTGGCTCAGGATGGGGCTAGGATCTGGCGGGCGGAAAGCCCGCCTGGGAGCCCTGGCAGGGCCCTGGACGGCATCTcgcacagaaagaaaagcagctcCAAGACCTCAAGGACCCACTGGTCTGTCCTGTCTGTTCTCGGTCCCTTCCCCACTCATTCCGGCTCAGGGCCGGGGGCCTGGCAGCAGATCCTAGCAGCTGGAGAGGCCTTGGAGCTTGGAGACACAGATCACCTGGCCTGCCATGGTGGACACCAGGCTTCTAGAGAGTTTGTGTTCAAGTGGAATGCAGGGTGGACTCAGCACAGCTTTCAGGATTTAAGAAAGAACTACAAAGCAGCCCGAGGCACGGAGCTTGGCCCTGAGGCTGGCGACTTCCAGGAAACCAACTGGTATGGGTCGGGGGCAGGGCCCTCCTCTTAAGAGGACCAGACCCCACACCTCAGAGGGCACAGGAGGCCCAACTGGACTGCACGCTGTGGCAGAGGGCCCATCCCAGGGCCCAGATTCCCACTGGGCTTGAGTGTTGTCCTGAGAAAGCAGAGGTCTGGGGCCTGAGGGGTTCTGGCCGGTTGAGATCCTCACCCTGGCAAGGGCCCGTCCCCGAGGGCACCGCCGGGCCCACCCCCGCCCAGGACGGCAGGGGAGGCGATGTCCGTGGCTTGGGCGCAGGCGTGGGGACCATGGAGAAGGCGCCACCTACCTAGGCCACATCACTGCTCAGCCCGACCATAAGGGTGTAAACAAAGTGTGGGCCGAAGCCTGGCGGGTCTGGAGAATAGGTACCCAGGCCTGACAAGAGACGAGACCAGGGTGACTGCCCCAGGCCGCCTTGGCAGAGAagcggtgggggggtggggggcagggcggggcataCCCCCACTGGGGGCCAGCGACATGTCCTGCTCCAGCTGGGGCGAGAACCCACAAACTCAGTGACAATGGCCGGCCAAGTCCCCAGGGGAGCAAGAGCAGGGGATGTGGCGGTGCTGGGAGCAACTGCTCAGCGCCAGGAGACCTTCAGGCCCACCCTGTCCCCGAAGGAGCTCCCCCACCCGGGCCCTAGCACCGAGTGGACCAGCACCTGCAGTGAAGCATAAAGCCAACGCCGCAGGCCCCCgacacctgctctgtgctccGCACTCGGCAAACCCAGGCACCCAGGGCAGCAGAGCCTGCCAGGCCCCCAAACCTGCTGGCCCTGGACTCTTGCCATGCCATCACTGCTCTTCCATGCCAGTGCCCCAGCAAAGGCCCCAGAGCCTGTCTGAGGTCTGCTGAGCCCAGGTCGCGTGAGCTGTCCGACAACCCTGCGCGGGCATGCCGGGAGGGAGGCCACTCACCATACTGACTGTACGGGAAGTCGGGCTGGGCGGTTGGCGGCTTGCTCATGTCAGGGGCGGCCTGAGACGGAGGTGGTGGGAAGGCCAAAGGTGCAGCCCCTGGAGTGGCCGGTGGAGGGGGGACCCCCGGAGGGGCAAACTGatctggtgggggaggtggaggcccGTAGCCAAAACCTACagacagacaggagagaaagacacagacaTGGTGCGGCCCATGGCCGAGCCTGCCGGGAGCCACCCAGACCATTTCCATGCAAGGGCCAGGCCTCGAGGACGTCCACAGGCCGAACTGGAGCTACACTCGCAGCTCTGCCCAAAGAAACGGCCCTCACTGGGCAGACTGACCCACACCAGCCTGGCAGGAGACAGGGGTTTACGtgggcagcagctgcagggaaACACTCCCTCTACACTCCCCAACCCCATGCTCGCCGAGGACAGGGTCAGAGCCAACGTGCAGGCAGGGTCACGGCCACCCTCCACCTTGTCAGAAGTAAAACCAGCTGCAGTCTGGGCCCAGAGTGGGCACACACTGTCCGTGCCACATGGCCATCAAGCAGCCCATAGGCCCAGTCCTGGGTCACCGGCCACAGGTGGCCACTGAGCCCACAAAGTCAGGTAGACCAAACCCTGTGGGGCCAAGTGAGCTCATCGCCCCAAGGACTGAGAGAGGAGGGCTGGCCCAGTGACACGCTGCAGTGACCACCTGTCACCCCGCACCCCCCATCAGGTGAGGCACTTCCCTCCAACAGGAACCCAGTCACCGTGCGTGGCTGTCCCCATCTACCCAGGGTGCTGGCAAGGAAGGGGCAGCCCACCTTCTGGGTGTGCCTGCCGC
The genomic region above belongs to Camelus ferus isolate YT-003-E chromosome 22, BCGSAC_Cfer_1.0, whole genome shotgun sequence and contains:
- the RPS15 gene encoding 40S ribosomal protein S15, which translates into the protein MAEVEQKKKRTFRKFTYRGVDLDQLLDMSYEQLMQLYSARQRRRLNRGLRRKQHSLLKRLRKAKKEAPPMEKPEVVKTHLRDMIILPEMVGSMVGVYNGKTFNQVEIKPEMIGHYLGEFSITYKPVKHGRPGIGATHSSRFIPLK